The Geothrix oryzae DNA window GCAGAGCGGAAATCATGCGCCCGTGCTTGCCGATGATGCGGCCGCGGTCCTTGGGATCGGCGAAGACGAGGGCGTCGCGCTTCTTCCCCTCGCCGCTGATCTCAATGCGGAGGGCCTCCGGGTGGTCCAGGAGGGGCGTCAGGACATCGCGCAGGAAGGCTTCAAGATTCATGGTCGCTCCGCATGGAACAAAGAAAGCCGGACCTCGGCCCGGCTTTCATGGATCTGAATCGGGCTAGATGATCTGGTTCTTCTTGAACAGATCGAGCACGGTCTTGGAGGGCTGGGCGCCCTTCTGCAGCCAGGACTTGGCCTTCTCGGCGTCGATGCGGACCGCCTCGCCGGAACCGGCGATGGGGTTCACGAAGCCCAGCACTTCCACGGCGCGGCCAGTGGGGATGCGGTCGTTCTCGGAGACGACGATGTGGTAGAACGGGCGCTTCTTGGCACCATTGCGAGCAAGACGGATCGAAAGCATGGGCACTCCCTGAGCAGGAAAGTGTATCGCGGAAAGGCGTCCTGCCCAAGCGCAAATTCAGGGGCCGAAGGCCGAGACCGGAAAGCTCCCCTCCAGCACGGCCTGCCGTTCGCGGATGTTGCGCCGGAGCATGGGCCAGCGGGGGTGGGTCCGCATGCGTTCCAGGAAGGGCGAGTTCTCGAACCAGCGGGCGCAGCTGAAGCCCTGGACGAAGGCCCGCGTGGCGCAGTCCATGGCCCGGTCGGCATCGCCCAGGAGCGCGTAGGCCTCCGCCTGCTTGAAGGTCAGCTCCCCATCGGGGATCCGCACCTTGCCACGGATGTCGTCGATGAGCCGGAGCTGGGCCAGCCCCTGCTCCGTGCGGCCCTCCAGGAGGGCGCGGTAGACCCCGCAGAGATTCTGGAAGGGCCCCGCGCCTTTCAGCTCGCTGCCGGCCTTCATGTGGAGGAGGGCACCCTGGCGATCGCCCTTCAGCAGGGCGAGGTAGCCCTGATAGAACAGGATGTCGGGTTCGGTGCGGACGGCGCGGGCCTCCTGCAGTTCCTGTTCGAAGGTTGTCCAGTTGCCGAGGTAGA harbors:
- a CDS encoding KH domain-containing protein encodes the protein MNLEAFLRDVLTPLLDHPEALRIEISGEGKKRDALVFADPKDRGRIIGKHGRMISALRTLCKTAGEKAGLVVGLELDDEDEREA
- the rpsP gene encoding 30S ribosomal protein S16, producing MLSIRLARNGAKKRPFYHIVVSENDRIPTGRAVEVLGFVNPIAGSGEAVRIDAEKAKSWLQKGAQPSKTVLDLFKKNQII